A section of the Deltaproteobacteria bacterium genome encodes:
- a CDS encoding ABC transporter ATP-binding protein: MTTPLLRLAGVSKHFGKFSVIEDVNLEVVQGERHALIGPNGAGKSTLFNLITGKYFPTEGTIYFKGEQIDHLPPHKVNRLGISRSFQIINIFKEMTVYENVRNAVVAKHRLSLRFTRPLSAFSFIREETEHMLGRINLTPFRDEPAGTLGYSQQRALEIGMTIAQDPELVLLDEPGAGLSPEETKEIVKLIREVTARKTLLIVEHDMDVVFNLADRISVLNWGRIVLTETPEQIKNNEMVKEVYLGNLFEPKGH, translated from the coding sequence ATGACGACTCCTTTATTGCGCTTAGCCGGCGTCAGCAAACATTTCGGAAAGTTCAGCGTCATCGAGGACGTCAATCTGGAAGTGGTGCAAGGGGAAAGGCACGCCCTCATCGGCCCTAACGGGGCCGGGAAAAGCACCCTCTTTAATCTGATTACCGGAAAATATTTCCCAACCGAGGGGACCATCTATTTTAAGGGTGAACAGATCGATCACCTCCCCCCGCACAAAGTCAATCGGCTCGGGATTTCCCGCTCTTTTCAGATCATTAACATTTTCAAGGAAATGACGGTTTACGAAAACGTGCGGAATGCCGTTGTGGCCAAGCATCGCTTAAGTCTCCGTTTCACTCGCCCCCTATCCGCTTTCTCCTTCATTCGAGAGGAAACGGAACACATGCTCGGCCGTATCAACCTGACACCCTTCCGCGATGAGCCGGCCGGGACCCTGGGATACAGCCAGCAGCGCGCCCTGGAGATCGGGATGACCATCGCCCAGGACCCGGAGCTTGTCCTTCTGGATGAGCCGGGGGCCGGTCTCTCCCCTGAAGAGACCAAGGAAATCGTCAAGCTGATCCGGGAAGTTACGGCCCGGAAAACCCTGCTCATCGTCGAACACGACATGGATGTGGTCTTTAACCTGGCCGACCGTATCAGCGTGCTTAACTGGGGGAGGATCGTTCTGACCGAAACCCCTGAACAGATCAAAAACAATGAGATGGTCAAAGAAGTTTACCTCGGGAATCTCTTTGAGCCCAAGGGGCATTAA